One genomic segment of Drosophila melanogaster chromosome 3R includes these proteins:
- the Fur1 gene encoding furin 1, isoform G, with the protein MKNDVVRWSRQPTSNTTNSSSSSRSDSNSTHKHRSKSNKLNARQLGSNAARSCQQRSSVATTLEDEQQTIIECDIGNFNFDCNLFKTSFLTQHKQKRSGKSSSKSKSNRSRPLAKTKAVFLLALQFSAVVFLCNINVGFVAGSVATAASSAGGSSPAAPSSAPSSPPTVAVPPPPPPSSALKVDPNGQSPVLPPYVLDYETGGKAKLTPNNGKFGQSGSSGSNNNHIVGHYTHTWAVHIPNGDNGMADAVAKDHGFVNLGKIMPATCSPKYKCTGHMDTTHFNQR; encoded by the coding sequence ATGAAAAACGACGTCGTGCGATGGAGCAGGCAGCCAACTAGCAACACCActaacagcagcagcagcagtagaagCGATAGCAACAGCACTCATAAGCacagaagcaaaagcaacaaattaaatgcTCGACAATTAGGGTCAAATGCTGCCAGAAGTTGTCAGCAAAGATCCTCTGTGGCAACAACACTAGAAGATGAACAACAAACAATCATTGAATGTGATATaggaaatttcaatttcgattgcAATTTATTCAAAACTAGTTTTTTAACGCAACACAAACAGAAACGTAGTGgcaagagcagcagcaaaagtaAGAGCAACAGAAGTAGACCCCTAGCGAAAACGAAAGCGGTGTTTCTATTAGCTCTGCAATTTAGTGCCGTAGTTTTTTTATGTAATATTAATGTCGGTTTCGTGGCCGGAAGTGTGGCAACTGCGGCATCATCGGCAGGCGGCTCATCGCCGGCAGCTCCATCATCTGCGCCCTCATCCCCGCCCACAGTTGCTgtaccaccgccgccgccacctTCGTCGGCACTCAAAGTGGATCCAAATGGTCAGTCACCAGTGCTGCCGCCCTACGTTCTCGATTATGAGACGGGGGGCAAGGCCAAGCTAACGCCAAACAATGGCAAGTTCGGCCAATCGGGCAGTTCCGGGAGCAATAACAACCACATCGTCGGACACTATACCCACACCTGGGCGGTGCACATACCAAACGGCGATAATGGCATGGCCGATGCGGTTGCCAAGGATCACGGATTCGTCAATTTGGGCAAG
- the Muc96D gene encoding mucin 96D: MRNVYAFALLLIAVFASTSSGASVSDLLCRNKANGIRALVPGSCSRFYECQNGVAKEYTCPKFYDFKIRSCVTYNTGCVEGVVVKPVAQQSVRDTAQPCNGATTTPPPCATTTPPCTKTTTQTPCSGIITSTTTTPASTTTTTTTCTPTTTTTTSTTTTTTTTTTTTTTTCTPTTTTTTTTTTTTTTTTTTTTTTTTTTTTTTCTPTTTTTTTTTTTTTTTTTTTTTTTTTTTTTTCTPTTTTTTTTTTTTTTTTTTTTTTTTCTPTTTTTTTTTTTTTTTTTTTTTTCTPTTTTTTTTTTTTTTTTTTTTTTTTTTTTTTCTPTTTTTTTTTTTTTTTTTTTTTTTTTTTTTTCTPTTTTTTTTTTTTTTTTTTTTTTTTCTPTTTTTTTTTTTTTTTTTTTCTPTTTTTTTSTTTTTTTTTTTTTTTTTTTTCTPTTTTTTTTTTTTTTTTTTTTTTCTPTTTTTTTTTTTTTTTTTTTTTTTTTTTCTPTTTTTTTTTTTTTTTTTTPTTTTTCTPTTTTTTTTTTTTTTTTTTTTTTCTPTTTTTTTTTTTTTTTTTTATTTPTTTTCTPTTTTTTTTTTTTTTTTTTTTTTTTCTPTTTTTTTTTTTTTTTTTTTTTTTTTTTCTPTTTTTTTTTTTTTTTTTTTTTTTTCTPTTTTTTTTTTTTTTTTCTPTTTTTTTTTTTTTTTTTTCTTTTTTTTTTTTTTTTTTTTCAPTTTTTCTPTTTTTTTCAPTTSSTTTTSTTTTCTSKTISTTTCPETAPTTTACSDVTTTVCPTESKAVAATQSKRNPVRRNPVNRLLWEVAEWAGLSSSSSEAQLKVSCLGKPDGFLMASPERCNDYYICRHQRALKVSCGDRYFNGLKGICDLPENTSCVQS; this comes from the exons ATGAGGAATGTATACG CTTTTGCCCTGCTGCTTATTGCAGTTTTTGCAAGCACCTCCAGTGGTGCCAGCGTTTCCGACCTTCTGTGTCGCAACAAGGCCAACGGAATTCGTGCTCTGGTACCCGGCAGTTGCTCCAGGTTCTATGAGTGCCAAAATGGCGTTGCCAAGGAATATACCTGTCCCAAATTCTATGACTTCAAGATCCGCAGCTGTGTAACCTATAATACTGGTTGCGTTGAGGGTGTTGTCGTTAAACCAGTGGCCCAGCAATCCGTACGTGACACTGCCCAACCATGTAATGGAGCGACAACAACTCCACCACCTTGTGCTACCACCACACCGCCTTGTACTAAGACCACAACGCAAACTCCGTGCTCAGGAATAATTACATCTACAACGACAACAccagcatcaacaacaacaacaacaacaacttgtACCCCAACAACTACGACAACCACgtccaccacaaccaccacaacgactacaaccactacaactacaacaacgTGTACCCCAACAACTACGACAACAACGACTaccacaaccacaaccaccaccacgaccacaaccaccacaacgactacaaccactacaactacaacaacttGTACCCCAACAACTACGACAACCACGACTaccacaaccacaaccaccaccacgaccacaaccaccacaacgactacaaccactacaactacaacaacttGTACCCCAACAACTACGACAACCACGACTaccacaaccacaaccaccaccacgacTACAACCACCACAACGACTACAACTTGTACCCCAACAACTACGACAACCACGACTaccacaaccaccacaacgactacaaccactacaactacaacaacttGTACACCAACAACTACGACAACAACGactaccaccaccacaaccaccaccacgaccacaaccaccacaacgactacaaccactacaactacaacaacttGTACCCCAACAACTACGACAACCACGACTaccacaaccacaaccaccaccacgactacaaccaccacaacgactacaaccactacaactacaacaacttGTACCCCAACAACTACGACAACCACGACTaccacaaccacaaccaccaccacgactacaaccactacaactacaacaacttGTACCCCAACAACTACGACTaccacaaccaccacaacgactacaaccactacaactacaacaacttGTACCCCAACAACTACGACAACCACGACTAGcacaaccaccaccacgactacaaccaccacaacgacaacaaccactacaactacaacaacttGTACCCCAACAACTACGACAACTACGACtaccacaaccaccaccacgacTACGACCACCACAACGACTACTACTTGTACCCCAACAACTACGACAACCACGACTACGacaaccacaaccaccaccacgactacaaccaccacaacgactacaactacaacaacttGTACcccaacaacaacgacaaccaCGACTaccacaaccacaaccaccaccacgacTACAACCCCTACTACTACAACAACTTGTACCCCAACAACTACGACAACCACGACTaccacaaccaccacaactactacaaccactacaactacaactacttGTACCCCAACAACTACGACAACCACGACtaccacaaccaccaccacgacTACAACCACCACAGCGACTACAACCCCTACAACTACAACTTGTACCCCAACAACTACGACAACCACGACTaccacaaccacaaccaccaccacgacTACAACCACCACAACGACTACAACTTGTACCCCAACTACGACAACCACGACtaccacaaccaccaccacgactacaaccaccacaacgactacaaccactacaactacaacaacttGTACCCCAACAACTACGACAACCACGACTaccacaaccacaaccaccaccacgacTACAACCACCACAACGACTACAACTTGTACCCCAACAACTACGACAACCACGACTaccacaaccaccacaacGACAACTACTTGTACCCCAACAACGACgacaaccacaacaacgacTACCACGACCACCACAACTACAACAACTTGTACCACAACAACTACgacaaccacaacaacgactaccacaaccaccacaacTACTACAACTTGTGCCCCAACAACTACTACAACTTGTACCCCAACAACTACGACAACCACAACCTGTGCCCCAACAACATCgagcacaacaacaacgagcacaacaacaacatgtACCTCAAAAACGATCTCGACCACTACATGTCCAGAAACCGCTCCGACAACCACCGCTTGCTCTGACGTGACAACAACTGTTTGCCCCACTGAATCAAAGGCCGTGGCTGCCACCCAATCAAAGCGTAATCCCGTCCGCCGAAACCCCGTCAACCGCCTGCTCTGGGAAGTAGCCGAATGGGCCGGTCTGTCGTCCTCTAGTTCTGAGGCTCAGCTTAAGGTTTCGTGCTTGGGCAAACCTGACGGATTCCTGATGGCATCTCCTGAACGGTGCAACGATTACTACATCTGTCGTCACCAGCGCGCCCTCAAGGTCAGCTGTGGTGATAGGTACTTCAACGGACTGAAGGGAATCTGCGATCTCCCCGAAAATACCAGCTGTGTTCAGTCTTAA